In one Umezawaea sp. Da 62-37 genomic region, the following are encoded:
- a CDS encoding FAD-binding and (Fe-S)-binding domain-containing protein encodes MSELSDRLAAEVSGDVLTDPTSRAVYSTDASNFRHVPAVVVRPRTLDDVRAAVALAVEHGVPITNRGAGTSIAGNAAGPGMVLDFARYLNRIVEIDPERRLAVVQPGVVLDRLNAAAAPHGLLFGPDPSTHSRCTLGGMIGNNACGAHSVAWGKTSENVEALDVLLPDGTGFDTRRPPALELPEVDPTWFPALGRRVSGYALDALPDLTRALVGTEGTCVTVLGATVKLVEVPERRVLAVLGFANTYDAADNVMALREYDVLALEGIDAGMVAVVEQRTPDSPALALLPPGASWLFVECRDEETAQRVTSIAPNSVVVTSPARQRLLWRIREDGAGLATRMADGTEAWSGWEDAAVPPERLGAYLREFDALLAGHGRRGLTYGHYGEGCVHVRIDFDFASGYRAFLEDAADLVVAHGGSISGEHGDGQARSELLPRMYPPAAIRAFGRFKAAFDPDNRMNPGRIVDPVPLDADLRVLVAPARIPTRTALALHADGGDFAGATRRCVGVGKCLNTSGGVMCPSYRVTGEEQHSTRGRARLLFEMLNGGVVRDGWRSTEVRDALDLCLGCKGCKRDCPVDVDMATYKAEFLHQHYKGRLRPVAHYSMGWLPLWLRLGLVNRLTSRFPKLAGLAPERRIPVVAKASFRATFRRVESSGPEVLLFTDTFTNHFEPSIGHDAAAVLTHLGESVRIPSRTVCCGLTLMSTGQLGLARRVLRRTARILSRYTAAGVPVVGLEPSCTAFLRSDALELAGDDPDVAALAAATRTFAEHVEPSLEGVPGTGKAIVQTHCHQYAELGFDADRALLAKAGVAADVLDAGCCGLAGNFGFERGHHEVSMAVAEQALLPAVRAAEADTAVVADGFSCRTQVREGSGVEPVHSATVVARALGLRD; translated from the coding sequence GTGAGCGAACTATCCGATCGGTTGGCCGCCGAGGTCTCCGGCGACGTGCTGACCGACCCGACGTCCCGTGCCGTGTACTCGACCGACGCGTCGAACTTCCGGCACGTGCCCGCCGTGGTGGTGCGGCCGCGGACGCTCGACGACGTGCGGGCGGCCGTGGCGCTGGCGGTGGAGCACGGCGTGCCGATCACGAACCGGGGCGCCGGCACGAGCATCGCGGGCAACGCGGCGGGGCCGGGGATGGTGCTCGACTTCGCCCGGTACCTGAACCGGATCGTGGAGATCGATCCCGAGCGGCGGCTCGCCGTGGTCCAGCCCGGCGTGGTGCTCGACCGGCTGAACGCGGCCGCGGCCCCGCACGGCCTGCTGTTCGGCCCGGACCCGTCGACGCACTCGCGGTGCACGCTCGGCGGGATGATCGGCAACAACGCGTGCGGCGCGCATTCGGTCGCGTGGGGCAAGACCAGCGAGAACGTCGAGGCGCTCGACGTGCTGCTGCCGGACGGGACCGGTTTCGACACCCGCAGGCCGCCCGCGTTGGAGCTCCCGGAGGTCGACCCGACCTGGTTCCCGGCGCTGGGCCGCCGGGTGTCCGGGTACGCGCTGGACGCCCTGCCGGACCTCACGCGGGCGCTGGTGGGCACGGAGGGCACCTGCGTGACGGTGCTGGGCGCGACCGTGAAGCTGGTCGAGGTCCCCGAGCGGCGGGTGCTGGCCGTGCTGGGGTTCGCGAACACCTACGACGCCGCGGACAACGTGATGGCACTGCGCGAGTACGACGTGCTGGCGCTGGAGGGCATCGACGCGGGCATGGTCGCCGTGGTGGAGCAGCGCACCCCCGACTCCCCCGCGCTCGCCCTGCTGCCGCCCGGCGCGAGCTGGCTGTTCGTCGAGTGCCGCGACGAGGAGACCGCGCAGCGGGTGACGTCGATCGCGCCGAACTCCGTCGTGGTCACCTCGCCCGCGCGGCAGCGGCTGCTGTGGCGGATCCGCGAGGACGGCGCGGGCCTGGCGACCAGGATGGCCGACGGCACCGAGGCGTGGTCGGGCTGGGAGGATGCCGCCGTGCCGCCGGAACGGCTGGGGGCCTACCTGCGGGAGTTCGACGCCCTGCTGGCGGGCCACGGGCGGCGCGGCCTGACCTACGGGCACTACGGCGAGGGCTGCGTGCACGTGCGGATCGACTTCGACTTCGCGTCGGGCTACCGGGCGTTCCTGGAGGACGCGGCGGACCTCGTCGTGGCGCACGGCGGGTCGATCTCCGGCGAGCACGGCGACGGGCAGGCCCGGTCCGAGCTGCTGCCGAGGATGTACCCGCCCGCCGCGATCAGGGCGTTCGGGCGGTTCAAGGCCGCTTTCGACCCCGACAACCGGATGAACCCCGGTCGGATCGTGGACCCGGTGCCGCTGGACGCGGACCTGCGCGTGCTCGTGGCACCGGCCCGCATCCCGACCCGCACGGCGTTGGCGCTGCACGCCGACGGCGGCGACTTCGCGGGCGCGACCCGGCGGTGCGTCGGCGTCGGGAAGTGCCTGAACACCAGCGGCGGCGTGATGTGTCCGAGCTACCGGGTGACCGGCGAGGAGCAGCACTCCACCCGCGGCCGGGCGCGGCTGCTGTTCGAGATGCTCAACGGCGGGGTCGTGCGCGACGGGTGGCGGTCGACCGAGGTCCGCGACGCGCTGGACCTGTGCCTGGGCTGCAAGGGGTGCAAGCGGGACTGCCCGGTCGACGTGGACATGGCCACGTACAAGGCCGAGTTCCTGCACCAGCACTACAAGGGCAGGCTGCGCCCGGTCGCGCACTACTCGATGGGGTGGCTGCCGCTGTGGCTGCGGCTGGGGCTGGTGAACCGGCTGACCTCGCGGTTCCCGAAGCTCGCCGGGCTCGCGCCCGAACGCCGGATCCCCGTCGTGGCGAAGGCGTCGTTCCGGGCGACGTTCCGCCGGGTGGAGTCGTCCGGGCCCGAGGTGCTGCTGTTCACCGACACGTTCACCAACCACTTCGAGCCGTCGATCGGGCACGACGCGGCGGCCGTGCTGACCCACCTCGGGGAGTCGGTGCGGATCCCGAGCCGCACTGTCTGCTGTGGACTGACGCTGATGTCGACCGGTCAGCTGGGCTTGGCGCGCAGGGTGTTGCGCCGCACGGCCCGGATCCTGAGCCGGTACACCGCCGCCGGGGTGCCGGTCGTCGGGCTGGAGCCGTCGTGCACGGCGTTCCTCCGTTCGGACGCGCTGGAACTGGCGGGCGACGACCCGGACGTCGCCGCGCTGGCCGCCGCGACGCGGACGTTCGCCGAGCACGTGGAGCCGTCACTGGAGGGGGTACCCGGCACGGGGAAGGCGATCGTGCAGACGCACTGCCACCAGTACGCCGAACTCGGGTTCGACGCCGACCGGGCGCTGCTGGCCAAGGCGGGCGTGGCGGCCGACGTGCTGGACGCCGGGTGCTGCGGCCTGGCGGGCAACTTCGGGTTCGAGCGCGGCCACCACGAGGTGTCGATGGCCGTCGCCGAGCAGGCGCTGCTGCCCGCCGTGCGCGCGGCCGAGGCGGACACCGCCGTGGTCGCGGACGGGTTCAGCTGCCGCACCCAGGTCCGCGAGGGCAGTGGCGTCGAACCGGTGCACTCCGCGACCGTCGTGGCCAGGGCGCTGGGGCTGCGCGACTGA
- a CDS encoding cytochrome bc complex cytochrome b subunit produces the protein MPSLTTATKAADQRFHFAGAARKQLNKVFPTHWSFLLGEIALYSFIVLLLSGVYLALFFDPSMEEVVYDGVFTNLRGMEMSRAFASTLDISFEVRGGLFVRQVHHWAALLFMAAIVVHMLRVFFTGAFRRPRELNWVLGIGMFVLGCLEGLFGYSLPDDLLSGAGLRITASLLLSIPVVGTWLHWALFGGEFPGTEVIPRIYTLHVLLIPAVLLGLIAVHLALVWYQKHTQFPGVGRKERNVVGVRIMPVFMVKSGVFLAVVVGVCAVLGGLFQINPVWNFGPFNAGQVSAGTVPDWYMAWTDGLLRLWPAWEVYLGSYTIPAAFFPFLAGLPLLTGLAAVYPWIERRLSGDHAHHNLLQRPRDVPVRTSLGVMALAYFMVALLSAANDVIAHAFDISLNATVWAGRLGLLLLPPLAYYVTYRLCLGLQHSDRAVLEHGIETGIVKRLPHGAFIEVHQPLADRPLAYQGTAVPKKMNKLGSAGSPVPGSFFSPDPVAPLEIESTKD, from the coding sequence ATGCCATCGCTCACCACTGCCACCAAGGCCGCCGACCAGCGCTTCCACTTCGCGGGCGCGGCGCGCAAGCAGCTCAACAAGGTCTTCCCGACGCACTGGTCGTTCCTGCTCGGCGAGATCGCGCTGTACAGCTTCATCGTCCTGCTGCTGTCCGGCGTCTACCTGGCGCTGTTCTTCGACCCGTCGATGGAGGAGGTCGTCTACGACGGCGTCTTCACCAACCTGCGCGGGATGGAGATGTCGCGCGCGTTCGCGTCGACGCTGGACATCTCGTTCGAGGTGCGCGGCGGGCTGTTCGTCCGCCAGGTGCACCACTGGGCGGCGCTGCTGTTCATGGCGGCGATCGTCGTGCACATGCTCCGGGTGTTCTTCACCGGCGCTTTCCGCCGTCCGCGCGAGCTGAACTGGGTGCTCGGCATCGGGATGTTCGTGCTCGGCTGCCTGGAGGGCCTGTTCGGCTACTCGCTGCCCGACGACCTGCTGTCCGGCGCCGGTCTGCGCATCACGGCGTCGCTGCTGCTGTCGATCCCGGTGGTCGGGACCTGGCTGCACTGGGCGCTGTTCGGCGGCGAGTTCCCCGGCACCGAGGTCATCCCGCGCATCTACACCCTGCACGTGCTGCTGATCCCGGCCGTCCTGCTCGGGCTGATCGCCGTGCACCTCGCGCTGGTCTGGTACCAGAAGCACACCCAGTTCCCCGGCGTCGGCCGCAAGGAGCGCAACGTCGTCGGCGTGCGGATCATGCCGGTGTTCATGGTCAAGAGCGGCGTGTTCCTGGCGGTGGTCGTCGGGGTGTGCGCCGTGCTGGGCGGGCTGTTCCAGATCAACCCGGTGTGGAACTTCGGGCCGTTCAACGCGGGCCAGGTGTCGGCGGGCACGGTGCCGGACTGGTACATGGCGTGGACCGACGGCCTGCTGCGGCTGTGGCCCGCGTGGGAGGTGTACCTCGGGAGCTACACGATCCCGGCGGCGTTCTTCCCGTTCCTGGCCGGGCTCCCGCTGCTGACCGGCCTCGCGGCGGTGTACCCGTGGATCGAGCGCAGGCTCAGCGGCGACCACGCGCACCACAACCTGCTGCAACGGCCGCGCGACGTGCCGGTGCGGACGTCGTTGGGGGTCATGGCCCTCGCGTACTTCATGGTCGCGCTGCTGTCGGCGGCCAACGACGTGATCGCGCACGCGTTCGACATCTCGCTCAACGCGACGGTGTGGGCGGGCAGGCTGGGGCTCCTGCTGCTGCCGCCGCTGGCGTACTACGTCACCTACCGGCTGTGCCTGGGGCTCCAGCACTCCGACCGGGCGGTGCTGGAGCACGGCATCGAGACCGGGATCGTCAAGCGGCTGCCGCACGGGGCTTTCATCGAGGTGCACCAGCCGCTGGCCGACCGACCGCTGGCCTACCAGGGCACGGCCGTGCCGAAGAAGATGAACAAGCTGGGGTCCGCCGGTTCCCCGGTCCCCGGCTCGTTCTTCTCCCCCGACCCGGTCGCACCACTGGAGATCGAGTCCACTAAGGACTGA
- a CDS encoding MFS transporter, whose protein sequence is MAVEVERGRSAVERRVVGNVLRGSIGNLIEWYDWYAYTAFSIYFAAAFFPKGDQTAQLLNTAAVFAVGFLMRPLGGWLLGRYADRHGRRAALTLSVSLMALGSLMIALTPSFATIGVAAPILLVLARLLQGLSVGGEYSTSATYLSEVASKGKRGFYSSFQYVTLTAGQLLALGVQIVLQQVLSRHEMQSWGWRIAFVVGATGAIVVMYLRRSMDESESFRREGRTSEARGSLRALARYPRECLLVVGLTLGGTVAFYTYTTYLQKFMINTSGIDAATVSWINFLALLVFVVIQPIAGAFSDRIGRRPLLLAFGVLGTLGTVPLLTTLASTDEVVPAFLLMLVGLVVVTGYTSINAIVKAELFPTRIRALGVGLPYALTVAIFGGTAEYVALWLKSAGHESWFYWYVSGCVLVSLIVYGTMRETSKESTLEEKVSP, encoded by the coding sequence ATGGCAGTCGAGGTCGAGCGGGGAAGAAGCGCCGTGGAGCGGCGGGTTGTCGGGAACGTGCTGCGGGGGTCGATCGGGAATCTGATCGAGTGGTACGACTGGTACGCGTACACGGCGTTCAGCATCTACTTCGCGGCGGCTTTCTTCCCCAAGGGGGACCAGACGGCGCAGTTGTTGAACACCGCGGCGGTGTTCGCGGTCGGGTTCCTGATGCGGCCGTTGGGCGGGTGGCTGCTGGGCCGCTACGCGGATCGGCACGGGCGGCGGGCGGCGTTGACGTTGTCCGTGTCGCTGATGGCGCTGGGGTCGTTGATGATCGCGCTGACGCCCTCGTTCGCGACGATCGGGGTCGCGGCGCCGATCCTGCTGGTGCTGGCGCGGCTGTTGCAGGGGCTGTCGGTGGGCGGGGAGTACTCGACGTCGGCGACCTACCTGTCCGAGGTGGCGTCGAAGGGGAAGCGGGGGTTCTACTCGAGTTTCCAGTACGTGACGCTGACGGCGGGCCAGTTGTTGGCGCTCGGGGTGCAGATCGTGTTGCAGCAGGTGTTGTCGCGGCACGAGATGCAGTCGTGGGGGTGGCGGATCGCGTTCGTGGTGGGTGCCACCGGGGCGATCGTCGTGATGTACCTGCGGCGGAGCATGGACGAGTCGGAGAGCTTCCGACGCGAGGGCAGGACGTCCGAGGCGCGGGGGTCGTTGCGGGCGCTGGCGAGGTACCCCAGGGAATGCCTGCTGGTCGTGGGGCTGACGCTGGGCGGGACGGTGGCGTTCTACACGTACACGACGTACCTGCAGAAGTTCATGATCAACACGAGTGGCATCGACGCGGCGACGGTGAGCTGGATCAACTTCCTGGCGCTGCTGGTGTTCGTGGTGATCCAGCCGATCGCGGGGGCGTTCTCGGACCGGATCGGGCGGCGGCCGCTGCTGTTGGCGTTCGGGGTGCTGGGGACCCTGGGGACGGTGCCGCTGCTGACGACGCTGGCGTCCACCGACGAGGTCGTGCCCGCGTTCCTGCTGATGCTGGTGGGCCTGGTGGTGGTGACCGGGTACACGTCGATCAACGCCATCGTGAAGGCCGAGCTGTTCCCGACGCGGATCCGGGCGCTCGGTGTGGGGTTGCCGTACGCGCTCACGGTCGCGATCTTCGGCGGCACCGCGGAGTACGTGGCGCTGTGGCTGAAGTCGGCGGGCCACGAGTCGTGGTTCTACTGGTACGTCTCGGGATGCGTCCTCGTCTCGTTGATCGTGTACGGCACCATGAGGGAGACGTCGAAGGAGTCGACGCTGGAGGAGAAGGTCAGTCCTTAG
- a CDS encoding glycosyltransferase, with protein MRILFSSLGAHGHTYPLLPLVIAAREVGHEVTFVTTALFAGTITRCGVDHVAGGMDMLEAFELANAGPADRKKPDFQPERVSEVFGSILPRSYAADLAPIILDRKPDLVVHELANAGAGLAARAAGVPAVCHSFGRMWRPTGTPEALRANLAEVADDLGVDLPDGYLMPLGNPYLDICPPSLQDPEFPIPQDRVVPLRPMPFSEPGELPSWVLEHRKPLVYLTLGTAFGDTGVLRTAITGLAALDANVIVATGPSVAAGSLGDVPDNVVVRPWLPHADLLPHVDLVVHHGGAGMTMGTLATGVPHLVLPQGADQFSNARVVTAAGLGDQVLAADLAVEVIATKARRLLTDEAVHEAARAMAAEVAAMPSPHDVARGLADHT; from the coding sequence GTGCGAATCCTCTTCTCGAGCCTCGGCGCCCACGGTCACACCTACCCCCTCTTACCGCTCGTCATCGCCGCCCGCGAGGTGGGTCACGAGGTCACGTTCGTGACCACGGCCCTGTTCGCGGGCACCATCACCCGGTGCGGCGTGGACCACGTCGCGGGCGGTATGGACATGCTGGAGGCGTTCGAACTGGCCAACGCGGGCCCCGCGGACCGGAAGAAGCCCGATTTCCAGCCGGAGCGGGTGTCGGAGGTGTTCGGTTCGATCCTGCCGCGCAGCTACGCGGCGGACCTGGCGCCGATCATCCTGGACCGCAAGCCCGACCTGGTCGTGCACGAGCTGGCCAACGCGGGCGCGGGGCTGGCCGCGAGGGCCGCGGGGGTGCCCGCGGTGTGCCACTCGTTCGGCCGGATGTGGCGGCCCACCGGCACTCCCGAGGCCCTGCGCGCGAACCTGGCCGAGGTCGCCGACGACCTCGGTGTCGACCTGCCCGACGGCTACCTCATGCCGCTCGGCAACCCCTACCTGGACATCTGCCCGCCGTCGTTGCAGGACCCGGAGTTCCCGATCCCGCAGGACAGGGTCGTCCCGCTGCGGCCGATGCCGTTCTCCGAGCCGGGCGAGCTGCCGTCGTGGGTGCTCGAACACCGCAAGCCGCTGGTGTACCTGACGCTGGGCACCGCGTTCGGCGACACCGGCGTGCTGCGCACCGCCATCACGGGCTTGGCCGCGCTGGACGCCAACGTCATCGTGGCCACCGGCCCCAGTGTCGCGGCGGGCTCGCTGGGCGACGTGCCGGACAACGTGGTCGTGCGACCGTGGCTGCCGCACGCCGACCTCCTGCCGCACGTGGACCTGGTGGTGCACCACGGCGGAGCCGGCATGACGATGGGCACGCTCGCGACGGGTGTGCCGCACCTGGTGCTGCCGCAGGGCGCCGACCAGTTCAGCAACGCCCGCGTGGTGACCGCCGCGGGCCTCGGCGACCAGGTGCTCGCCGCCGACCTCGCGGTCGAGGTGATCGCGACCAAGGCGCGCCGCCTGCTCACCGACGAGGCCGTGCACGAGGCGGCCAGGGCCATGGCCGCCGAGGTGGCGGCCATGCCGTCGCCCCACGACGTGGCCCGTGGGCTCGCCGACCACACCTGA
- a CDS encoding AAA family ATPase translates to MRISRVRIENFRRLDHVEIHFTDVATLTGAEGVGTAAVLRVLDWFFNDAKASDLAEDDLPRGAEFSVEVEFDRLTEQDRVELGGHVTVESDRCVVRKVRHADGSETMSGDLPDFAPIRHITGAEEE, encoded by the coding sequence GTGAGGATTTCGAGGGTCCGGATCGAGAACTTCCGCCGCCTCGACCACGTCGAGATCCACTTCACCGACGTGGCGACGCTGACCGGGGCCGAGGGGGTGGGGACGGCCGCGGTGCTGCGCGTGCTGGACTGGTTCTTCAACGACGCCAAGGCGTCCGACCTCGCCGAGGACGACCTGCCCCGCGGGGCGGAGTTCTCGGTGGAGGTCGAGTTCGACCGGCTCACCGAGCAGGACCGCGTCGAACTGGGCGGTCACGTGACCGTGGAGTCCGACCGGTGCGTCGTCCGGAAGGTCCGGCACGCCGACGGGTCGGAGACGATGAGCGGCGACCTCCCCGACTTCGCGCCGATCAGGCACATCACGGGCGCCGAGGAGGAGTAG